A stretch of Pogona vitticeps strain Pit_001003342236 chromosome 5, PviZW2.1, whole genome shotgun sequence DNA encodes these proteins:
- the CNOT7 gene encoding CCR4-NOT transcription complex subunit 7 isoform X1 — MPAATVDHSQRICEVWACNLDEEMKKIRQVIRKFNYVAMDTEFPGVVARPIGEFRSNADYQYQLLRCNVDLLKIIQLGLTFMNEQGEYPPGTSTWQFNFKFNLTEDMYAQDSIELLTTSGIQFKKHEEEGIETQYFAELLMTSGVVLCEGVKWLSFHSFPGQRKEQPHISALCVRLADLMIQGQLEILLFQKSGYDFGYLIKILTNSNLPEEEVDFFEILRLFFPVIYDVKYLMKSCKNLKGGLQEVAEQLELERIGPQHQAGSDSLLTGMAFFKMREMFFEDHIDDAKYCGHLYGLGSGSSYVQNGTGNAYEEEANKQS; from the exons ATGCCAGCAGCTACGGTAGATCACAGTCAAAGAATCTGTGAAGTTTGGGCTTGCAACCTGGATGAAGAGATGAAAAAAATTCGTCAAGTTATACGGAAATTTAACTACGTTGCCATG GACACAGAATTTCCAGGTGTAGTTGCACGGCCTATTGGAGAATTCCGAAGCAATGCGGACTATCAATACCAGCTACTCCGTTGTAATGTAGACTTACTAAAGATAATTCAATTAGGGCTTACCTTTATGAATGAGCAAGGCGAATATCCTCCGGGAACTTCAACGtggcaatttaattttaaatttaatttaac AGAAGACATGTATGCCCAGGATTCTATAGAATtactaacaacatctggaattcAGTTCAAAAAACATGAGGAAGAAGGAATTGAAACACAGTACTTTGCTGAACTTCTTATGACATCTGGTGTAGTGCTATGTGAAGGAGTCAAATGGCTTTCATTTCATAG TTTCCCAGGTCAGAGGAAGGAACAGCCACATATCTCTGCCCTTTGTGTACGCTTAGCAG ATTTGATGATCCAAGGACAACTGGAAATTCTGTTATTTCAGAAAAG TGGCTATGACTTTGGATATCTGATAAAGATCTTGACAAATTCCAATTTACCTGAAGAAGAAGTGGACTTCTTTGAGATACTGAGATTGTTTTTCCCTGTCATTTATGATGTGAAGTACCTTATGAAGAGTTGCAAAAATCTCAAG GGTGGCCTGCAAGAAGTTGCTGAGCAGTTAGAGTTGGAGCGGATAGGTCCACAGCATCAGGCAGGATCGGATTCTCTGTTAACGGGCATGGCATTCTTCAAAATGAGAGAG ATGTTCTTTGAAGATCACATCGATGACGCCAAATACTGTGGTCACCTGTATGGTCTTGGTTCGGGGTCATCTTATGTACAAAATGGGACAGGAAATGCATATGAAGAAGAAGCCAACAAGCAATCATGA
- the CNOT7 gene encoding CCR4-NOT transcription complex subunit 7 isoform X2, translating into MPAATVDHSQRICEVWACNLDEEMKKIRQVIRKFNYVAMDTEFPGVVARPIGEFRSNADYQYQLLRCNVDLLKIIQLGLTFMNEQGEYPPGTSTWQFNFKFNLTEDMYAQDSIELLTTSGIQFKKHEEEGIETQYFAELLMTSGVVLCEGVKWLSFHSGYDFGYLIKILTNSNLPEEEVDFFEILRLFFPVIYDVKYLMKSCKNLKGGLQEVAEQLELERIGPQHQAGSDSLLTGMAFFKMREMFFEDHIDDAKYCGHLYGLGSGSSYVQNGTGNAYEEEANKQS; encoded by the exons ATGCCAGCAGCTACGGTAGATCACAGTCAAAGAATCTGTGAAGTTTGGGCTTGCAACCTGGATGAAGAGATGAAAAAAATTCGTCAAGTTATACGGAAATTTAACTACGTTGCCATG GACACAGAATTTCCAGGTGTAGTTGCACGGCCTATTGGAGAATTCCGAAGCAATGCGGACTATCAATACCAGCTACTCCGTTGTAATGTAGACTTACTAAAGATAATTCAATTAGGGCTTACCTTTATGAATGAGCAAGGCGAATATCCTCCGGGAACTTCAACGtggcaatttaattttaaatttaatttaac AGAAGACATGTATGCCCAGGATTCTATAGAATtactaacaacatctggaattcAGTTCAAAAAACATGAGGAAGAAGGAATTGAAACACAGTACTTTGCTGAACTTCTTATGACATCTGGTGTAGTGCTATGTGAAGGAGTCAAATGGCTTTCATTTCATAG TGGCTATGACTTTGGATATCTGATAAAGATCTTGACAAATTCCAATTTACCTGAAGAAGAAGTGGACTTCTTTGAGATACTGAGATTGTTTTTCCCTGTCATTTATGATGTGAAGTACCTTATGAAGAGTTGCAAAAATCTCAAG GGTGGCCTGCAAGAAGTTGCTGAGCAGTTAGAGTTGGAGCGGATAGGTCCACAGCATCAGGCAGGATCGGATTCTCTGTTAACGGGCATGGCATTCTTCAAAATGAGAGAG ATGTTCTTTGAAGATCACATCGATGACGCCAAATACTGTGGTCACCTGTATGGTCTTGGTTCGGGGTCATCTTATGTACAAAATGGGACAGGAAATGCATATGAAGAAGAAGCCAACAAGCAATCATGA
- the CNOT7 gene encoding CCR4-NOT transcription complex subunit 7 isoform X3, which translates to MPAATVDHSQRICEVWACNLDEEMKKIRQVIRKFNYVAMDTEFPGVVARPIGEFRSNADYQYQLLRCNVDLLKIIQLGLTFMNEQGEYPPGTSTWQFNFKFNLTEDMYAQDSIELLTTSGIQFKKHEEEGIETQYFAELLMTSGVVLCEGVKWLSFHSFPGQRKEQPHISALCVRLADLMIQGQLEILLFQKSGYDFGYLIKILTNSNLPEEEVDFFEILRLFFPVIYDVKYLMKSCKNLKLEGWHH; encoded by the exons ATGCCAGCAGCTACGGTAGATCACAGTCAAAGAATCTGTGAAGTTTGGGCTTGCAACCTGGATGAAGAGATGAAAAAAATTCGTCAAGTTATACGGAAATTTAACTACGTTGCCATG GACACAGAATTTCCAGGTGTAGTTGCACGGCCTATTGGAGAATTCCGAAGCAATGCGGACTATCAATACCAGCTACTCCGTTGTAATGTAGACTTACTAAAGATAATTCAATTAGGGCTTACCTTTATGAATGAGCAAGGCGAATATCCTCCGGGAACTTCAACGtggcaatttaattttaaatttaatttaac AGAAGACATGTATGCCCAGGATTCTATAGAATtactaacaacatctggaattcAGTTCAAAAAACATGAGGAAGAAGGAATTGAAACACAGTACTTTGCTGAACTTCTTATGACATCTGGTGTAGTGCTATGTGAAGGAGTCAAATGGCTTTCATTTCATAG TTTCCCAGGTCAGAGGAAGGAACAGCCACATATCTCTGCCCTTTGTGTACGCTTAGCAG ATTTGATGATCCAAGGACAACTGGAAATTCTGTTATTTCAGAAAAG TGGCTATGACTTTGGATATCTGATAAAGATCTTGACAAATTCCAATTTACCTGAAGAAGAAGTGGACTTCTTTGAGATACTGAGATTGTTTTTCCCTGTCATTTATGATGTGAAGTACCTTATGAAGAGTTGCAAAAATCTCAAG TTGGAAGGGTGGCACCACTAA